Proteins co-encoded in one Armatimonadota bacterium genomic window:
- the metG gene encoding methionine--tRNA ligase — translation MDAFYITTAIDYVNASPHIGHAYEKIVADALARYHRLFGRRVFFLTGTDEHGQKNVTSAQAAGQDVRAFVDANAARFRALIDLLHLSCDDFIRTTEARHAAGVRALWARVAAAGDLYKKNYRALYCVGHEAFVTLSDLVDGRCPDHGTEPVVIEEENYFFRLSKYRPQLRRLFEDRPDFVVPAARHAEMLHLIDTLEDISVSRPVEKLAWGISVPGDPGHVVYVWFDALTNYISAIGFGGDEARFRQWWPAHHLIGKDINRFHSLLWPAMLLSAGLEPPRQVLVHGFLTVEGQKMSKTLGNVVDPADAIRELAARAGTDTAVAADALRYFLLREIPFGEDGDYNRAGLIQRFNADLANDYGNLLHRTLALVTRHFDGRLPAPGAEEGGDGALRALARAVVDAVPGHVARANLSLALADVWRLLAAANKYLDEEAPWAAIRQGRAVRAGAILYNTLEAVRVVTILLHPVLPVATQRVWRQLGVAASLEAQRLDDARRWGGLEAGRPVAPGAPVFPRIDVRGSAAAATTSVPADAARPPRRGGTVPDGAARPGAALPGAEAGRPAEGRTPGRSPGTGGEPSGRHVALPDEGGRGMPEISIEEFRRIDLRVAEVTAAERVPGTDKLLRLTVDLGDEVRTIVAGVAAQYAPADLLGRKIVVVANLQPRRVRGVESRGMLLAATWGDDEVALVGVDTRAPKGARVT, via the coding sequence ATGGACGCGTTCTACATCACCACGGCCATCGACTACGTCAACGCCAGCCCGCACATCGGGCACGCGTACGAGAAGATCGTGGCCGACGCCCTGGCCCGGTACCACCGCCTGTTCGGCCGGCGGGTCTTCTTCCTGACCGGCACCGACGAGCACGGGCAGAAGAACGTCACCTCGGCCCAGGCCGCGGGTCAGGACGTGCGTGCGTTCGTCGACGCCAACGCCGCCCGCTTCCGGGCGCTCATCGACCTGCTGCACCTCTCGTGCGACGACTTCATCCGCACCACCGAGGCGCGCCACGCGGCCGGCGTGCGCGCGCTCTGGGCCCGCGTGGCGGCCGCCGGCGACCTGTACAAGAAGAACTACCGCGCGCTCTACTGCGTGGGGCACGAGGCCTTCGTCACCCTCAGCGACCTGGTGGACGGCCGCTGTCCCGACCACGGCACCGAGCCGGTGGTGATCGAAGAGGAGAACTACTTTTTCCGCCTGTCCAAGTATCGACCGCAGCTGCGCCGCCTGTTCGAGGACCGGCCCGACTTCGTCGTCCCCGCCGCTCGCCACGCCGAGATGCTGCACCTCATCGACACCCTCGAGGACATCTCCGTCTCGCGGCCGGTGGAGAAGCTCGCCTGGGGCATCTCCGTCCCCGGCGACCCCGGGCACGTCGTCTACGTGTGGTTCGACGCGCTCACCAACTACATCTCGGCCATCGGCTTCGGCGGCGACGAGGCGCGCTTCCGCCAGTGGTGGCCGGCGCACCACCTCATCGGGAAGGACATCAACCGGTTCCACTCGCTGCTGTGGCCGGCCATGCTGCTGTCGGCGGGCCTGGAGCCGCCCCGTCAGGTGCTGGTGCACGGCTTCCTCACCGTCGAGGGGCAGAAGATGAGCAAGACGCTGGGCAACGTCGTGGACCCCGCCGACGCCATCCGCGAGCTGGCGGCGCGCGCTGGCACCGACACGGCAGTGGCCGCCGACGCCCTGCGCTACTTCCTGCTGCGCGAGATCCCGTTCGGCGAGGACGGCGACTACAACCGGGCCGGCCTGATCCAGCGGTTCAACGCCGACCTGGCCAACGACTACGGCAACCTGCTGCACCGGACCCTTGCCCTGGTGACGCGGCACTTCGACGGCCGCCTGCCCGCCCCCGGTGCCGAGGAGGGCGGCGACGGCGCGCTGCGGGCGCTGGCCCGGGCCGTGGTCGACGCCGTGCCCGGGCACGTGGCGCGGGCCAACCTCTCGCTGGCGCTCGCCGACGTCTGGCGGCTGCTGGCAGCGGCCAACAAGTACCTGGACGAGGAGGCCCCGTGGGCGGCCATCCGGCAGGGGCGAGCCGTGCGTGCGGGTGCCATCCTCTACAACACGCTGGAGGCGGTGCGCGTCGTGACCATCCTGCTGCACCCGGTCCTGCCGGTGGCCACGCAGCGGGTCTGGCGTCAGCTGGGCGTGGCGGCGTCGCTGGAGGCCCAACGCCTGGACGACGCGCGCCGTTGGGGCGGGCTGGAGGCGGGCCGGCCCGTGGCGCCGGGTGCGCCGGTGTTCCCGCGGATCGACGTGCGCGGGTCCGCGGCGGCTGCCACGACGTCCGTACCCGCAGACGCCGCCCGTCCGCCCCGGCGCGGCGGGACGGTGCCAGACGGCGCCGCGCGGCCAGGCGCAGCACTGCCTGGCGCGGAGGCCGGCCGCCCCGCCGAGGGCAGGACCCCCGGTCGCAGCCCGGGCACCGGAGGCGAGCCGTCTGGCCGCCATGTGGCCCTGCCGGACGAAGGAGGACGTGGGATGCCCGAGATCAGCATCGAGGAGTTCCGCCGCATCGACCTGCGGGTCGCAGAGGTGACCGCCGCCGAGCGCGTGCCGGGCACCGACAAGCTCCTCCGGCTCACTGTCGATCTGGGCGACGAGGTGCGCACGATCGTGGCGGGCGTGGCGGCGCAGTACGCGCCCGCCGACCTGCTCGGCCGCAAGATCGTCGTCGTCGCCAACCTCCAGCCGCGTCGCGTCCGTGGCGTGGAGTCGCGCGGCATGTTGCTGGCGGCCACCTGGGGGGACGACGAGGTCGCGCTCGTGGGCGTGGACACCCGGGCGCCCAAGGGCGCACGGGTCACCTAA
- a CDS encoding class I SAM-dependent methyltransferase, whose amino-acid sequence MTRPRDWWRDVFDRPAFLELYERGDVERARRQVDQVLRLLGEGEPLRPPARILDVCCGYGRHAVELARRGFAVTGVDVSPVQIARARRRAVEADAPARFVVGDARALPVRGPFDSAINMFLSFGYFATDEEHQAMLDGIARTLGPGGRLLIDFWNREYELRTFQPVVVDRRADGIIEIEDWSFDALGGRLNWTNTVIFPDGRRETWAHSIRAFTVVEVRRMLEAAGFERVAVYGSLDGEPYTMDAEAAVFVATRTRR is encoded by the coding sequence ATGACCCGCCCCCGCGACTGGTGGCGCGACGTCTTCGACCGCCCTGCGTTCCTCGAGCTCTACGAGCGCGGTGACGTCGAGCGCGCGCGCCGCCAGGTGGACCAGGTCCTCCGGCTGCTGGGCGAGGGCGAGCCGCTGCGGCCCCCGGCCCGCATCCTGGATGTCTGCTGCGGCTACGGCCGGCACGCCGTGGAGCTGGCACGGCGCGGGTTCGCCGTCACCGGCGTCGACGTCTCGCCGGTGCAGATCGCGCGTGCCCGGCGCCGGGCGGTCGAGGCGGACGCGCCAGCGCGCTTCGTCGTCGGGGACGCGCGCGCGCTCCCGGTGCGCGGGCCGTTCGATTCCGCCATCAACATGTTCCTGTCGTTCGGCTACTTCGCCACCGACGAGGAGCACCAGGCGATGCTCGACGGCATCGCCCGGACCCTGGGCCCCGGTGGCCGGCTGCTCATCGACTTCTGGAACCGCGAGTACGAGCTGCGCACCTTCCAGCCCGTCGTGGTCGACCGCCGCGCCGACGGGATCATCGAGATCGAGGACTGGTCGTTCGACGCCCTGGGCGGGCGGCTGAACTGGACCAACACCGTCATCTTCCCCGATGGCCGGCGGGAGACCTGGGCCCACTCGATCCGGGCCTTCACGGTGGTCGAGGTGCGGCGGATGCTGGAGGCGGCGGGGTTCGAGCGGGTGGCCGTGTATGGCAGTCTGGACGGGGAGCCCTACACGATGGACGCGGAGGCGGCGGTGTTCGTCGCGACGCGCACGCGTCGTTGA
- a CDS encoding DUF2007 domain-containing protein — protein sequence MSDTRHAHGVLRTVLAWCQRLVRAVPAGPAGLWRPPRDLVSVHGATGEFEAVAVRDALRAAGLQAMVRSRRIPGYEVPTMRGDQAGIWAEVLVRAEDEDEARRVVAEYLASLRPADDSDVLRPPSDDARP from the coding sequence GTGAGTGACACGCGCCACGCGCACGGCGTGCTCCGGACCGTCCTCGCCTGGTGCCAGCGGCTCGTGCGTGCCGTGCCTGCCGGCCCCGCCGGCCTGTGGCGACCGCCACGGGATCTCGTGAGCGTGCACGGGGCCACCGGCGAGTTCGAAGCGGTCGCCGTGCGCGATGCCCTGCGAGCCGCCGGCCTGCAGGCGATGGTGCGGTCGCGGCGCATTCCGGGGTACGAGGTGCCGACCATGCGGGGCGATCAGGCGGGCATCTGGGCCGAGGTCCTGGTGCGCGCCGAGGACGAAGACGAGGCGCGCCGCGTGGTCGCCGAGTACCTGGCGTCCCTGCGGCCTGCGGACGATAGCGACGTGCTCCGGCCTCCGTCGGACGACGCACGGCCATGA
- the rsmI gene encoding 16S rRNA (cytidine(1402)-2'-O)-methyltransferase, translating into MPGTLYLVATPIGNLEDLTPRAARVLREAALIACEDTRRTRGLLAHLGIAARLVSLHEHNERARIPQLLAALRQGADVAVVSDAGMPTIADPGARLVAAAAAEGLPVVAVPGPSAVTAAVALADFPVERFAFVGFLPSRAAERRRALAALASLPMALVIFEAPHRVHATLRDLAAVLGARRLLLARELTKVHEEVLRGTAEELLARLPARVRGEITLVVAGAPAQRRRLAADAATRVTAEGCAPGSTETSGEGPGDLGGVSVGGGVAGPDVRGVDATMSPTEFIRRLREAGLSRRDAARAAAVAYRLPARAAYRLAAQTDGDPGAPEG; encoded by the coding sequence ATGCCCGGGACGCTCTACCTGGTCGCCACCCCCATTGGCAACCTGGAGGACCTGACCCCGCGCGCGGCCCGCGTGCTCCGCGAAGCCGCGCTGATCGCCTGCGAGGATACCCGTCGCACCCGCGGGCTGCTGGCGCACCTGGGCATCGCCGCACGGCTGGTCAGCCTGCACGAGCACAACGAGCGCGCGCGCATCCCCCAGCTGCTGGCGGCGCTGCGGCAGGGCGCCGACGTCGCGGTGGTCTCCGACGCGGGCATGCCGACGATCGCCGACCCCGGGGCGCGCCTGGTGGCTGCGGCGGCGGCCGAGGGCCTGCCCGTGGTGGCCGTCCCCGGGCCGAGCGCGGTGACGGCTGCCGTGGCCCTGGCCGACTTCCCGGTGGAGCGATTCGCGTTCGTGGGCTTCCTGCCGTCGCGCGCCGCCGAGCGTCGACGCGCGCTGGCGGCCCTGGCATCCCTGCCGATGGCGCTGGTGATCTTCGAGGCACCCCACCGCGTGCACGCCACGCTGCGCGACCTGGCCGCGGTGCTGGGCGCGCGCCGCCTGCTGCTGGCGCGGGAGCTGACCAAGGTCCACGAGGAGGTGCTGCGCGGCACCGCGGAGGAACTCCTCGCCCGGCTTCCGGCGCGCGTGCGGGGCGAGATCACGCTGGTCGTGGCCGGCGCGCCGGCCCAGCGCCGTCGTCTGGCCGCCGACGCGGCGACGCGCGTCACGGCGGAGGGGTGCGCGCCGGGGAGCACGGAGACCAGCGGGGAAGGCCCGGGCGATCTGGGAGGCGTGTCGGTAGGGGGCGGCGTGGCAGGGCCTGATGTGAGGGGCGTAGATGCGACGATGTCCCCCACAGAGTTCATCCGGCGTCTGCGGGAGGCCGGGCTCTCGCGCCGGGACGCCGCACGGGCGGCTGCCGTGGCCTACCGCCTGCCGGCGCGTGCGGCGTACCGTCTGGCGGCACAGACCGATGGCGACCCGGGGGCGCCTGAGGGGTAG
- a CDS encoding TIGR00725 family protein, giving the protein MRTLIAVIGESRLADPAHGVLAEEVGRRIAQAGCGLICGGLGGVMEAACRGARAAGGLTIGVLPGDDPREANPFVDVAIATGSGQMRNVIIVLSARAVIAIGGGAGTLSEIGHALRAGRRVVGLRTWEASIAGQAAPVLRVRTAEEAVAAALGAAGA; this is encoded by the coding sequence ATGCGAACGCTGATTGCCGTCATCGGGGAGAGCCGCCTCGCCGACCCCGCGCACGGGGTCCTGGCCGAGGAGGTGGGGCGGCGGATCGCCCAGGCCGGCTGCGGGCTGATCTGCGGCGGGTTGGGCGGCGTGATGGAGGCCGCCTGTCGCGGGGCGCGCGCCGCCGGCGGCCTCACCATCGGCGTGCTGCCCGGCGACGATCCGCGCGAGGCCAACCCGTTCGTGGACGTGGCCATCGCCACCGGCAGCGGCCAGATGCGCAACGTGATCATCGTGCTGTCGGCCCGGGCCGTGATCGCCATCGGTGGCGGCGCGGGCACGCTGTCGGAGATCGGGCACGCCCTGCGGGCGGGCCGGCGTGTGGTGGGGCTGCGCACCTGGGAGGCCAGCATCGCCGGGCAGGCCGCGCCGGTGCTGCGCGTCCGCACGGCGGAGGAGGCGGTGGCGGCGGCGCTGGGCGCCGCCGGCGCGTAG
- a CDS encoding DEAD/DEAH box helicase, which produces MDFGAFLDELRARPGYRGQIAHARFLPPRPARFAEPAPPLPPPLAARLRQQGIERLYTHQVAALEAARRGEHVAVVTSTASGKTLCYTLPVLEALLGDPAACALFLFPTKALAQDQLDGLRAFGLDELVVATYDGDTPARQRAAARDRARIVLTNPDMLHVGMLPQHFRWRRFLRGLRFVVVDEMHVYRGVFGSHVANVLRRLRRVCRFHGADPRVICTSATVANAQEFAERLLGVPVTLIVADGAPTCPRWFALWNPPLVDGAGRRSALGEATALFCELVARGVRTIAFTKARKVTELIARYAVRRLRETAPEVAARISPYRAGYLPADRRQIERRLFSGELLGVVATSALELGIDVGGLDAALLVGFPGTIASTWQRAGRAGRGTAPALAVLIAQDDALDQYLVRHPDYLFERPCEQAIVDPQNPYVLARHLRCAAAELPLVDGDTALFGERTRELLPLLVEAGELVARRGRWYYVGRQRYPAQDVDVRTASGATFRIVGPRRVTLGTVDEARVFEQTHPGAIYLHQGETYLVRALDLEARIVEVEPAAADYYTQPRTTIDLTIRAVRAARPWGPTMLHFGDVDVTTRVIGFARKQLFTDTTIDVVPLDLPARTLATTALWIPIPEDLEHRVRDTGGDVAGAIHAVEHAAIGVLPLFAMCDRWDLGGVSYPHHPQVGGAAIFIYDGHPGGVGITERGYRLIDALMAATREVIEACPCAGGCPACIQSPKCGNLNEPLDKRAALLVLDGLLAPAPAAATPRP; this is translated from the coding sequence GTGGACTTCGGAGCGTTCCTCGACGAACTGCGCGCGCGGCCCGGCTACCGTGGGCAGATCGCCCATGCCCGGTTCCTCCCACCCCGGCCCGCGCGGTTCGCCGAACCGGCGCCGCCGCTGCCGCCGCCGCTCGCGGCACGGCTGCGCCAGCAGGGCATCGAGCGTCTGTACACCCACCAGGTGGCGGCGCTCGAGGCCGCCCGGCGCGGCGAGCACGTGGCCGTCGTCACCTCTACCGCCAGCGGGAAAACGCTGTGCTACACGCTGCCGGTCCTGGAGGCCCTGCTCGGCGACCCTGCGGCCTGCGCCCTCTTCCTCTTCCCCACCAAGGCGCTGGCCCAGGACCAGCTGGATGGCCTGCGGGCCTTCGGCCTCGACGAGCTGGTGGTGGCGACCTACGACGGCGACACCCCCGCGCGGCAGCGTGCGGCCGCCCGCGACCGCGCCCGCATCGTCCTGACCAACCCCGACATGCTCCACGTGGGCATGCTCCCGCAACACTTCCGGTGGCGGCGCTTCCTTCGAGGGCTGCGGTTCGTCGTCGTGGACGAGATGCACGTCTACCGCGGCGTCTTCGGCTCGCACGTGGCCAACGTGCTCCGGCGCCTGCGCCGGGTCTGTCGGTTCCACGGTGCCGACCCGCGGGTGATCTGCACGTCGGCGACGGTGGCCAACGCCCAGGAGTTCGCCGAACGGTTGCTGGGCGTGCCGGTGACGCTCATCGTCGCCGACGGCGCGCCCACCTGCCCGCGGTGGTTCGCGCTGTGGAACCCGCCGCTGGTCGACGGCGCGGGCCGGCGCAGCGCGCTCGGCGAGGCCACGGCGCTGTTCTGCGAGCTCGTGGCGCGCGGGGTGCGCACCATCGCCTTCACCAAGGCGCGCAAGGTCACCGAGCTCATCGCGCGCTACGCCGTCCGCCGGCTGCGGGAGACGGCACCGGAGGTGGCCGCGCGGATCAGCCCCTACCGGGCTGGCTACCTGCCGGCGGACCGCCGGCAGATCGAACGCCGGCTCTTCAGCGGCGAGCTGCTGGGCGTCGTGGCGACCAGCGCGCTGGAGCTGGGGATCGACGTAGGCGGCCTGGACGCGGCGCTGCTGGTGGGCTTCCCGGGCACGATCGCGTCGACCTGGCAGCGCGCCGGGCGGGCGGGGCGGGGGACCGCCCCGGCGCTGGCCGTCCTGATCGCCCAGGACGACGCGCTCGACCAGTACCTCGTCCGCCATCCCGACTACCTCTTCGAGCGACCGTGCGAGCAGGCCATCGTGGACCCGCAAAACCCCTACGTTCTGGCGCGCCACCTCCGGTGCGCCGCGGCCGAGCTGCCCCTGGTCGACGGCGATACAGCGCTGTTTGGCGAGCGCACCCGCGAGTTGCTCCCGCTGCTCGTCGAGGCCGGCGAGCTGGTGGCGCGGCGGGGGCGGTGGTACTACGTGGGGCGCCAGCGCTACCCGGCCCAGGACGTGGACGTCCGCACGGCCTCGGGCGCCACGTTCCGCATCGTGGGGCCGCGGCGGGTGACGCTCGGCACCGTGGACGAAGCCCGCGTCTTCGAGCAGACGCACCCCGGGGCGATCTACCTCCATCAGGGAGAGACCTACCTGGTGCGCGCGCTCGACCTGGAGGCCCGCATCGTGGAGGTCGAGCCCGCAGCCGCCGACTACTACACCCAGCCGCGCACCACCATCGACCTGACGATCCGCGCCGTGCGGGCGGCCCGGCCCTGGGGGCCCACCATGCTGCACTTCGGCGACGTGGACGTCACGACCCGGGTCATCGGGTTCGCGCGCAAGCAGCTCTTCACCGATACCACCATCGACGTAGTGCCGCTGGACCTGCCTGCCCGGACGCTGGCCACGACGGCGCTGTGGATACCGATCCCCGAGGACCTCGAACACCGGGTGCGCGACACGGGGGGCGACGTCGCCGGCGCCATCCACGCCGTCGAGCACGCGGCGATCGGGGTGCTGCCGCTGTTCGCCATGTGCGACCGGTGGGACCTCGGCGGCGTGTCCTACCCGCACCACCCGCAGGTGGGCGGTGCGGCGATCTTCATCTACGACGGGCACCCCGGCGGGGTGGGCATCACCGAGCGCGGCTACCGGCTGATCGACGCGCTGATGGCCGCGACCCGCGAGGTGATCGAGGCGTGCCCCTGCGCCGGCGGGTGTCCCGCGTGCATCCAGTCGCCCAAGTGCGGCAACCTCAACGAACCGCTCGACAAGCGCGCCGCCCTGCTCGTGCTGGACGGCCTGCTGGCGCCCGCGCCGGCCGCCGCCACGCCCCGTCCGTGA
- a CDS encoding DNA-binding protein, with translation MRALDELARITERPKSFLIRKELEAYLAEYADYQIALDQVRDRGDAVISSAELRKRLGL, from the coding sequence GTGAGGGCCTTGGACGAACTCGCCAGGATCACGGAGCGTCCCAAGAGCTTCCTGATCCGCAAGGAGCTGGAAGCGTATCTCGCCGAGTATGCCGATTATCAGATCGCCTTGGATCAAGTCCGCGACAGGGGCGATGCCGTCATCTCGAGTGCCGAATTGAGAAAGCGCCTTGGCTTATAA